One stretch of Jiangella gansuensis DSM 44835 DNA includes these proteins:
- a CDS encoding Gfo/Idh/MocA family protein, producing the protein MIRLAVLGAAHAHARYALEEAARRDDVTLAAVAEADPAARAAHLAGADGVPTYDDPRRLLDRHDVDVAVIAGVYAHRADAAVAALDAGAHVLADKPLCTSLDQLDRIAAAAARSGRHVSVMFEKRFYPATIAARRLLADGTLGRLAMVASTGPHKLKLPSRPPWFLRRETYGGIAADLPVHDIDLVLTLSGATSGTVTALTGNAGPEEHPEFDDHVAVLLRAGSVAASIEASWLSPEAADVHGHYRMRLTGTNGTAELDWAYDSLHVATHDRAPWSEPLPPGERPTAYFFDALAAGLEPEITTAQSLLATRVALLAQLSADTGSAVQHFS; encoded by the coding sequence ATGATCCGGCTGGCCGTGTTGGGTGCCGCCCACGCGCATGCGCGCTACGCGCTCGAGGAGGCCGCTCGCCGCGACGACGTGACGCTCGCGGCGGTGGCCGAGGCCGATCCGGCGGCCCGAGCCGCCCACCTGGCCGGTGCGGACGGTGTGCCGACGTACGACGACCCGCGGCGACTGCTAGATCGCCACGACGTCGACGTCGCCGTGATCGCCGGCGTGTACGCCCACCGTGCTGACGCGGCGGTGGCCGCCCTCGACGCCGGCGCCCACGTCCTGGCCGACAAGCCGCTGTGCACCTCCCTGGACCAGCTCGACCGGATCGCCGCGGCCGCGGCACGAAGCGGCCGGCACGTCTCGGTGATGTTCGAGAAGCGCTTCTACCCCGCGACGATCGCGGCCCGGCGGCTGCTGGCCGACGGGACGCTCGGCCGGCTCGCCATGGTGGCCAGCACGGGCCCGCACAAGCTGAAACTGCCGTCGCGCCCGCCGTGGTTCCTGCGCCGCGAGACCTACGGGGGCATCGCGGCCGACCTCCCGGTCCATGACATCGACCTCGTGCTGACCCTGTCCGGCGCCACCTCCGGCACCGTGACCGCGCTCACCGGCAATGCCGGCCCGGAGGAGCACCCCGAGTTCGACGACCACGTCGCCGTCCTGCTCCGGGCCGGTTCCGTGGCCGCCAGCATCGAGGCGTCCTGGCTCTCACCGGAGGCGGCGGACGTGCACGGCCACTACCGGATGCGGCTGACCGGCACCAACGGCACGGCCGAACTGGACTGGGCCTACGACTCCCTGCACGTCGCCACCCATGACCGGGCGCCGTGGTCCGAGCCGCTCCCGCCCGGCGAGCGGCCAACGGCCTACTTCTTCGACGCCCTCGCCGCCGGCCTCGAGCCGGAGATCACCACGGCACAGAGCCTGCTCGCCACCCGCGTCGCGCTGCTCGCCCAGCTGAGCGCGGACACCGGCAGCGCGGTGCAGCACTTTTCTTGA